ACTAAGCCTAACACTCAACATTGCACTCCTCAGTCTTGTCGACTTGCTGCCACAGTCGGCTTAACTACCCATGCGCGGACGACAATGGTGCTTGGGCACCAGGGTTGGCTCGACGGCAGTCCGTGCCAGAGTTCAAAGGACGACAACGGCACTTGCGTCTTACCTTTGTCGGCAAGGCTTGGAGACTTCAAATGAGAAATGTTCCTTGTTACGCTTACATATCAACTATACCAACGCGCGAACGTGCCGTGTGTTTAGTACCGAGAGACAATCGCTGTGCTTCGCACATGGCCGTCTTTATACTCACCGACTGACAGACATGAAAATTCTCGAACTGTAGACGCAGTGATCAGCAAGCCCGAAGACATGACAAAGACTGCTGGCTTTCCCAAGGACTTCCATAACACATCCACGAGGGGTTACGAGTTTGCCACACGCATGCACGTCGTCAATTCACGTCCTCCTTCCTGAAATTGTCCATACTTTTCCTCTTCAGGGAAGCTAGTTCAGAGTGGCCAGTGCAGGGCTGGAACCCTTTTCTGGTTAGCCGCCCATCTATCCTTTTCGACGCTTTATACTTTAATTTCAATACTTCGGGCAACGCCACAAGAATTTGGATGGAGAGAACGGAGTGGCCTTACATGCTTCCATAAAATACTCTCGGTCTGATGGGTAAACCCGAAAGACCAAATAAAGATTGTGCAATTAATCAAAATTTGCAGGCACCTCCGCGATTGCAAGAGGAGACTACTGCAGGAGTGCACGTGTACTGCTCTGTCTTAAGACGATCACCCATGGGCGCGCACTGCGAGGGAAGGACGGTGTGATAAGGGGAATTAATGgcgtattaataataataattggtttatggggaaaggaaatggcacagaaaTGACACATATATTTAAAGTCGGTGTTCCATTTTCGAGAACAAAATTGTATTATGATTCTTTTATTCCTAAAACCAGCcttgactggaacgaccttcctccctccatcgctgccattaccgatgttgagaacttcaagaaaactgtGTTTTCTGCCATCATATAACTTGTTTTGAGTAACTATgcactgtatttttttgttttgttgtaccactcctttctgtaatgccttcgggccctgaaagtatgtgaaataaataaataaataaatctctcatatatcgttggacacctggaccgcgccgtaagagaagggataaaggagggagtgaaagaagaaaggaagaagtgccttagtggagggctccggaataatttcgaccacctggggatctttaaagtgcactgacatcgcacagcacacgggcgccatagcgtttttcctccataaaaacgtagccgccgcgatcggcctcgaacccgggaactccggatcagtagacgagcgccctaacaactgagccaccgcggcgggctttaATGGCGtattgaaaaattgttttttggggaaaggaaatgccacagtatgtctcacatcccggtggatacccgaaccgcgccgtaggggaagggataaaagagggaatgaaataagaaaggaagaaagcggcgccgtatagtgtagggctccggaataatttcgaccacctggggatctttaacgtgcactgagtcagcatcgcacagcacacgggcgcctttgcgtttcgcctacatcgaaacgctgccgccgcgcggtcggattcgaacccaggtactccggatcagtagccgagcgcgctaaccaccgtgccaccgcggcgggtcctaaTGGCGCATTCAAAACGGCGATTCGGAGCGCCGACTTGAGTCTGAGAAGGAGCACAATACCCGTCGCGGTCCAATCAGAACTCATGATCTGAATCAAAATCGCccaatgaaaataataataattggttttgggggaaaggaaatggcgcagtatacccgccgcggtggctcagtggttaggcgctcggctactgatccggagttcccgggttcgaacccgaccgcggcggctacgtttttatggaggcaaaacgctaaggcgcccgtgtgttgtgcgatgtcagtgcacgttaaagatccccaggtggacgaaattattccggagccctccactacggcacacctctcttccttCTTATTTcactcgaaattattccggagccctccactacggcacacctctcttcctttcttatttcactccctcctttatcccttcccttacggcgcagttcaggtgtccaacgatatacgagacagatactgcgccattttctttcgccaaaaaaccaaatattattattaatggcgcagtatctttttATATCGAAAGACTTAGCGCCTCTCTGtacacatcctacgacctagcacacaacacttatggctgTGTTTCTGAGAACGgttttgcggaatcgatccgatccagccattgcactctacaagCGTTTGTTTCGGACCCAAGGAAGAATGCAATGGAAAAAAACCAtttgtttcacatttagcagtgcgcatcgtcagcatGTGGACGATCACCGGGCgcgccttgctcgccgtgaccaatcagcgcgttcCTAGCAGCGGGCCATTGTAGGCGGTAAGCGTTAAATGTATGTAGTATCTTGCGTAGGCCGTCactccgtcgcagtatctcgcgctggAGTTCGGATCCATAGGTCAGGGATAAGTCCATAAGTCAGGGATCCATAAGCTgcacgaaaatcgagttgagggcagcattttgtttgcttgtactttgaaatttcttcattgaataactcccgttcctatgcatctgTTCCTGTAATTATTTTTGAGCCAGCCGGCATCCGTCCAAGCAGTGTTTAAGCTCCGCGTgatgggtatgacgcgatagttgTGTGTCAATGCCGAATATGCAGATTTGGTCATTGgctaacattcatagatcgcgacagtcctcgtaccactaccagcgcagtcagtggttaagcgatgcgccacagcaaTGGCAGACGGcagtttctatcacagccaccggtagggattgtgcgacccatgctgctcttcccgagcaacctctcgcaaccaatcattaatttaactgccgcctgccacggtggtcagcttGCTTACAGtccgttgggcaggttgtgatgacgccgcaaggtcacgtgacctagatggcggGACGCCCTCCTCCGCATAAGGCATTTTCGCTCGGGGTTGGTATGGgggagtagtgctttcgcacctaAACAAGTAATATTTGCTCATCGCCCTAAGACAACCACAGCGCGCGATGAGAAATGTAATTTTTAAGTCTATCTAAAATGTTTGAGGCTTTGCCATAGGTAATAGGCAGTGCATTTGCTGTATCTTACATCGAAGGACTCAAAAGTCGGTATTGAGAGCATTATTTCCATCAATAAATGGACAATTGTGAAGTGAAATGAACGCTCCAtatcaaaatatatattttttttcatgaagtttctgcatatatgggctgGAACTTGTGCCTGCCGATGCTATACATCACGTTTATCCAGGCCGGACCATTCAACTTTTATACTACGCGACAGCTTTTGTAGCCAGAGCTACAGACTCGAAATACGCCCTCTTCCCACGCAACGGAATATCGTCCCTCACAAGTAAATAGTTTCCTCCTAAAAGATAGTACGTCAGCAATATTCATTATTTAAGGCTATTTCTAAGATAACTGTACAAATGTAACGTTAGAGTCACGGACGATGAATTACGAGTCATTCGGTGgtgtatgcgttagcattacagTCCGCCTGGCGTTTCTGTCTCCTGTACTCAGCTTCAACTGCTAGACGACCAATTTGCATCTGAATTTACTTTCATATGCGGCTGTACGGAATGGAAAGGAATTCTGTAGGTGCCTGGTTTGGTGTTGAGTGCAGCCTTCTGGAGGGATGGAGGTGGGTGGAGGCCTTTGCAGAATAGAGGTGGTATATGGGTGGGCGCTCGTAGGTGGGATATGATTTTATAGCGATGGATGCCTAGGTGTGAGCCTCCCGGAGGCTGCAATGGAGGAGGTACCTTCTGGGCTTGGAGGGTGCCCACACAGAACATTCGCTGACGCCGATGTGTTAAGCGTGTGGACTGCGCTTTCCTCCTCTCTAGACTACCCTCTACACTTCAGTGATTAGCTGCCACGTTTCCTCCTCTCCTtcatccctcccccccccccccgtttcacTTTGCTGATCGGCCGCCACACTTTCTCCTCCAATCGAATCCGATTGGCCACTCTCCACGTTCCACTCAGCGGCATCACACATCACCCGACGAAGATATAAAAATATGTTTAGGCACGTCCCTTTACAAGAAGCTCTCAAGACTATGCCCGTTACATCAGCGACGCAGTACAGCAACAGCGCAAAATGCAACATGCCAGGCGGCTATCCTGCGGTTGTACTGGCGAAGTGACAGTTACAGAGGCTCTACCCCTGAATAGCTTCCTATTCGTTACAAAAAAATTTGTCGCCGAGTATAGTGGCATACGGAGTTATCGTACGGACTTTATAATGGAAGTTCTGGTCATACTCCCATGCCCACCACGGAGGAAAAACTCAAGAGGGAGCGTCGCGTGACTATTTTGAAATAGAGAAGGAAATTTGTTCCAATAAATTTTCCAATAGATAGCATGCTTTATGGTGCAGGTTACACCCTGGTTCTCGCGCAGGCATTCACTTTTTTGCATATGCCTCCGAGTTTTTCTGGTGCGGAGAACAAAACACATGCTCCCGTTTTTCCGGCAATATTAGGATTGTGCGCCACCTTGTGAATATAGGGAACAACCGTTCTCTGCTCgtatttttctgtagttttaCTTCTGTTCCCGGCAAAGATCCACTATGCAACTTCTGTGAGTAGATGCCTGGTATAGCCAGCCGAGACCAAGCGTTCGATGTGGACTAGAAAACTGGACATTACTGTGTGGATACATGACCTCTGCAGTGTGTTGGTCATGACGCCTGTGGCTACACCTCTTGAGTAGTTTTGAGTGTGCCGATGAAAAAGGCAGCAGGTCCTTTTGAGAGCGGGGAGAAAAACGTCAACACACGTTTTTGTCCAAAGGTGATTTTGGTATCAAGGAAGGATATCTTCCCATTGCATGGGAGCTCCCTAGTCAGCTGCAGAGGATGGAGAACCGTTGAAAATTTTTCAGCACTTTTGTTTACAGGATCAAAGTCTCCCGAGACATCACACTTAAACAAAATGAGAAAATCGtccacaaaacgaaaaacttttagCACGTATGTGTCACCCAAGCCCTCATTCACTTGCTTGTCATATCGAGCTAACAGCAAGTCACCGAGTATCGGAGCCAAGCATGAACCTATCCATACGCCATGGTGCTGGATGTACAAATTTTCTTCGAAGCTGAGACAACTTGACTGCAAGTAGAATAAAAAGCAGCTCGAGAAAACATTTTGTGCCGATACCACATGCATTCTAAAACCGGATGCATCCGAATGTGTCTACGGCTTCAATGAGAGCTTCACAAAACGAACTGTGGCAAATAGCAATAAAGATCTTTTATGTCAATAGAAAGACGATTAACGTTTCATGAGCATCGAGTTTTCAAAAACACGCACTTCAGAAGAGCTTCACACCATAAGAGGGTCGTCCACACTTAGCACCCCTAGAGGCTTTTGAAGGTAACGGCCCAGCTCAAACTGCCATGCTCCAATCTCGGAAACAATCACCCAAAAAGGTGTGCAGACCTTATGTGTCTTGacagcgaaaaatgcatttaGACTAACATTTTTGCCTTCGTTATTGAGGAGGCAAGTCTCGCTAAACCAAAACGTTCACACAGTTGTTCTGCCTGCTTTACCTTGTTGGGTCTTGTGTCTTTTACGAAGCAAAAGTTCTTTCTTTTACTGATACTGCCAGCCTTGTTGAAGGGCCATTACAGGAGTGGAAACCACAAGTTGTCGCTCACCGCTTGTTTTGCCTGCTAGTTGTAGTCTCCAGCAGTGATTACAGTGAAACCGCCTTCTTTTTCTGACTGCGGCAGTTTTAGGTTCCCTTTTCTCAGGGAAGCAACCAAGTCTTTTGTGCCCTCTGCGCAGATGGTTCCAGCAGGTAGAAGTCTTCTTGGCAGGACTTTCACACCCTCAATGATGCAGTTGTCCACGAATTCCGGTTCATTTGAGAGGCAGTGCGTCTGACGAGCGATAGCAACTCTGTCTTGTCAAGCTGTGGATGGACACAGAACATTGGCCCTAGTTTTAATGCTTCTAGGGTTTTGGCTGGAACTGGAGGGTCTCCCACCAAGTGTACCTTCTGGCCAGTGGACACCACAGATCTTGGTTTCCTAGACAGATGTAAAAGAAGCATCTGGCACAAGAACTGTGTTGCTCTTGATGTGGTTCGCAGTTCCTGTTGAAGATGACAGTCGCTTCTCCCACAagggaccgcagcggtggtcaagtggttgagcatcctcctcgcatgcgggaggtgcggggttcgatccccagtgccgccgggtacccaccggtgatacaatgggtaaaagctttccccaggtctggtgctcggcttatttagggtgaaatgcttgggaaatgggtctttgaccccaccttgagaatttgaaaataccttgtgccatggcgctctttggccatagatgcccttgcgccataaaaatccataatcatcatcgctTCTCCCACAAGGGGCGTCTTATGTGCATGTCAGGCGAAGGCAATGCTTGAAGAAGAAAACCTGTCTCCAGGATTTTGACCTCAGGATTCGGCACAGTCATCTTCCAtgccccacaaaaaaaaatttacaacgATTCTTAGTTTTCAAAAAGAAAGTTTGCAAGACAGTGCGAAGGAAGCAGAGAGCGCAAGCGAATAGGTACTCTCAAACTGTCAACAGTGACATATGTAATGATAGGATGAACTCAGTCAAAAACAGTTGCCACAGTAAAGACATTTTCACAGCCCAAAGAACAACCAAAGGGCTTGCGCTTACACAGCTGGGGAGCTCGAATATTTGTATCGAAACTGCAATGCTCTAAACCACAGCTGCAGCATTAACCATGTGAATACGCCCCACAACCTCCTtcccaagaagaaaaaaagcaaatgtAGACAGTCATGGTCACACAGTCCAACGGTCTGAGTAATAGCAGTTGACTTCAAAATTCATGAAGAGGTATAAAAACAGTGCAAACAATCATCTGACTTTTTTTATGAAAACGGGTTTAATAAGGCAGAAAATGCCCAAACATAACACCATTTGCAAGTGAAATGTAATGGCAGCATAAACCTATGTCACCAGGTGTTTCCACAGCAAAAATTACTTATTTTCTAAGACAATTAAGAGCAGGAGCGCTGAAATTAGTTCTTTCTACTAAAATGATTAAAGAATAAATTCTATCATTCAAAGAGGAATACAACCCTTCTTGAAGCCCATAACCTTAAGGCTGTTGCATCCAACAATAAACTGTAGTAACCGCACGTAAAAAAAAGTGCCATAATACAAACGTACAACTCTGAAGTACAGTATTTGTGCATGTGCGAGAACAAAAGTAAGTACATTATAATGATCTTTAAAAGTAGCTGTCACAGACAGCTAATACAGCTTGCTGTTGATCATCTGATATGGTAAGTTTCCTTGGGCTTTACATTAAGGCACTTTGCATTTTGCACTTTGTAGaaagcatcagcaaaaaaaaaaaccttcatgtAAACATCACTCTACCAGAAAATCATAACTTAGTCACCCCATTGCAATTCTAGAAAGCACAAAAGTCACAATGGCCAGACAGAAGAAAAAGTACTGGTATCACTTTTCGCCTTGTCACTGTTAACAATGTTGTTGAAGCCCTTAATGTGTGGCTGCTTTCAATGACAACCTTTAGCAGACATAAAATATAGAAAGTATCTCATCCTAGTTTCTTGATGACATGAGACTTTAAATGGGAAAGCTGGAATTTGTACGGGGAAAGTAACCATCTTCAGCCTTGCACGTGCCAGACATGTGCATAAAACTATTTTTGGCTGTTAAAAAATGTCATCAGAAACAAGAGAAGAGTGCCATTCAGTGAATCACAATAGTCTCGCCCAACAACTTCACACCAGCATCTCAGGGTACCTTTTAAGGGGACAAAGCCACAAGGAACCATCTCACAGCAGTGCCAATCACTGTTGCCAGGCCTTTTGTGCATTGGCCAGGTTAAGTGAAAGACCAGAGCATTCAGTGATGCATACAGGCGTCAGCCACTCCACTTTTCTACACAGCCGAACAAGGCAGCGTCAATGGTCGAAACGAGTGTAAGGTGGGGTCTCATCCCGAACTAGACCATACTTGCGCCGAATATCATCGGTGCGTGCCTTGCGCTCTGCTCGCCGCTCATCTGAACGTTCCTGACGTTGCCTGCGTTCTTCTTCCATGCGAGCCATATCACGCAACCACTTGTTGTTTTGACGcttgcggcagcagcagcagcagcacaccaacAGTGCTAGCAGCAGAGTGCCCACAACCACACTAATAGCAATTACACTGCCTTGAAGAGaaactggaaagaaaaaaaaaggaaaaacaggaTGTAAGACAAAAGCAAGAAACTAGGAACCAAACCTCTACAGCAGATGTATAGCAGACCTCAAGGTGTGTATGCACGTCACAGCTAAGTGAACTTGGCCAAGAGCTAAGACATCTCATGATTCAGAAAGTAGTAACATTAGAGCAATGACTGCACAGTAATGATAGAGCAGTTTGGCTGATAAACCAACTACACTTAGATAAAAAGCCTGGACGTGGTTACGCCCACTTTAATTACACATAACACAATTTTTGCCTCACGGTACAATATGCAACCATGCTGACATCAAACTAAAAACTTCAGAAGCTTGATACAACCTTTTCCTAATTAGCAGCTTTCACACCTCTGTAGCAGAGTAAACTTCAGAAGCACTAAGCACACAAGGGGAAAGTCGACCAACTTACTGAAGCAGACGCCCCAGTAGACCTCAGAGAAGTAGGCACATTCGTCATCGCTTGGGATTAGCCTTTTGTACGGATAGAAGCCACATCTTCGCGATGTGGAGCAGTAGTAACACTACAAAGAAACATGAGAAGCAGGTTTCTAAAGGGAAAAGTATGACTCGGCATAGTCTAGCTGTGTTTATCTAGGCTCTAGTTTTTGGcacaaaacattttttgaagTGCTGTGGTATGCATGAACACAGGTAGACACTTTATACGGTCATAACCTTGAGCAAAATCACAAGCCTTAAAGGAAAAAGTTGGTTACCATATGCAAAAGCACTACATTAACTTAGAGAAAAATTTTCATATCAAATACAGCTCAAGACATTTTTGTGAGTGTGGTATTTGAGCTGCCTCTCCTTGTGCACAAAAGCAGAGCAATTCTTGCCAATATACCAACACATTGTTCTAAATTTAATTCAGAAGTGAAAACACCAAAATGTAATTTTTAATCACCGTTTTATGACTATTATCACTATGGACTACATTTCAGGTGCCTCTTACTATTTGCATGTGTGGCAGAGAACACACAAGTCTTTCATACTAATAAAGCTAAAAAGCACACATGTTAAACGTACATGAGAGATGCTGATAATAATGCCACAGATTCAAGGACAAACAAACAACATGCATGGTTTACGTACCCCAGTACCAGCTGTTAAACATTCAGAACACGATGTGTTTGTCTTCTGGGCACACactgaaagcaaaaacaaaacccTTATGAGCTCAGACCAAaaaacaaataagagaaaacacAAAGGGCAGGTTTGCTTGTGTACAAGATTGCACAAACGGGACAAGTAACATAAAACTACCACTGAAAAAGAACACACATTCACACACatgtgggtgaaaaaaaaaaattccctgcTTGATGAACATCTGGATATCTTTACTCAACATGTGTCTGGGATCTTTTCATTTTAGACGTCTCAATCAGTAATTAAAAATAGTGCAGCACTGCCACAAGAGCCTCAGCAGGCACTATACAGCTAAATATCAGAAATTGTGTGTTGCCATGAGAGGAATTTGGGGAGCAAAGGGAAACAATGACATGGCAAGTAAAAATGAACACTAACAACAAAGTCACATAATCACATGCCTACATCTTTGTAAGGGCTCATAAAACCTGTGCACAACATAGCATTTACTGGAGCATGGTCTTGGAAAGTTGTCAGACACTCAAACATGACCCCAATCTAGAAGCTTCCCATGTATATATTTTACAAACTATCTTAATGCCCCATAGCTAAAGAATATCACAATGCACTCAATACAATAGCCCAAGCCCTCAATTCCACAAGTGAGTAATGAACGACTTTTCAGTTGTCTAAACCAAGCCCCATATTTCCCTTCTACTTCAAGCTCTTTTCCGGAACAAGATGGGCAGATCATGATAGGCAGCCACAGTACTGAAAGTCCATACTGGGGAAGTGAAGTAAAACTTATTCTCTGATGAAGCTGGCTAGACTACATCGTGGCGTTTGAACGAAAAGCAACTGAAAGTACCACTGAAAATGCAAAATCCAGCCATTGAAAAATAAGGCTAGCCTATGTACACAGTCTTACAGTTAATAAGTGCACAAACTCGGCATCTGAGATGCAAGCAGTACTGACTGTGAAAGGTGCAACTGTTTAACTAGGCATGTTATCTGCTCCAGCGAATGAATGGCAGTTATGTGATCCATATACTCTTGCTAACGATTAAGCGGGCTTAGACGAACCAGGCTCTCATCATAAGACACTGTCATTTCTGGATCCTGGCAAGTCCAGCTTGTAGTGTGTTGGTTTAAGGCTAGTAGGGCTCGTCCAAAGAATTTTTTGTTTGCCAACAGATAGCAGCATGGGTATGAAATGACCATTTTGGCACCATTTTCAAAATGTGTCTGTTAGAGTACTTTTAAGTAGTATGAAATGCTGCACACAGATTTCCATTTTAATAGCTACAAAACTTTACCTAACAATATGTTCCATGTTTCCACCAATCACAATAAGTTATCGTCAAATTTCAGCTGAAAAGACATGTAAGTACGCACTTACATCCCACGCAACAATGCCAGACAGGTGTTATTCACAACTAATTACAAACTTATCAGCCACCATGGAGAGCTAGTATGAATTGCTTTTATTTACATCCTGTGGCCTGACGACCATCTTTATCATACACCTAACAAAGTTCAGCATGAAATTCATGAAGAGCAACAAATTTTGcattaatatttttttaatatcgTAATTTTGCACCTATATCTTTCTGCAATATTTCTGGGCCAAACATTAGTTACATGAACTTACGATGCAAATGAAAGAAATTCTAACTTCCTCCAGGCAATATGTAACTTCGCAAGAATTCCTCTAGGCAAGCTGCTACGTAACAAACTGAGTTCCGCAATTACGGTTTGTGCAGAGTGGGGCAAAGCTTGCCCATCAGTTAAGTCTGGATGTGAAGCTGACCGAGTTTTCAGGCCATCacacatgagaaaaaaaaaatgattctcCTAATAACTGCGCATCACAGCCAAGCAGCCCCCAACTCTGAATCCTGATACACTGCATGAAGTCCATACCTACTGCAGAGGCGCAGTTATAAACAAGGgctgtaaaaaacaaaaacagtaatcCACTGACTGATGGACAGAGGGAGGCCGAAAGACAAcgagtcagctaggcacagaaatgtCAGGGAGGCAGCCGTCCATTAGTCACGGCCAAATGTCAATCAAGAGCGTAATCAGACAAACGTCCTACGATAATCACAATGAGAGCCTCGCTCTACGCTGCGAAGCATAAGCGATTCACGCTTTATGCGCACGCGCAGCGACTGAAGCGGAAACCTTTTGTCAAAACGGACCGGCACGGGACGTCGCTATTGATGGCTACAGCACTGGAGGTAGAGGTGGCAATAAACGACACCCCCCAACCACCGTTCGTACTGAAACGCGCCGCCGGCCGCCCTTTCTGCTCTACTCTGGCATCAAAGCGACCCACAGAGCACTATATATGTTATagaggcgaagaaaaaaaaaaggctataaaCGATCCTTCCTCTAGAGGGTTTGAAAGGAGGTGCACATACGCTCTttagacgcactcgtacgtgaaCGCGCGCAAGAAAACTAAAACAAGGAACTCAGGAAAACCCATGGGGTTACTTCGCGGTTGCAGGACTGCCAGCAAACATGAACGCGTGGCCGTATCCTTAACGTAGTTGCTGAACGTAGCTGAATGTAGTTGCGGATACTATTGCGCTACAGCGGCTACATCTATGCCGATACCTTACACAGGGCTCGCAGTTTGTGCGCTACAGATGTATTTATATAGTGGAGGAATAGGACGAAGGAAATGCCGCACAAGACGCCTTCTATGCAcagcagcggaagtttccgggccgATAACAACGCCAAGGACATGCACATAGACTTTAATCGACAGTATCAGCCGCCTCGCCGACGTCTATCCGGCAGAGAGCGGAGGGGTGAAAGTTCACAACCGATAGCGCAACACCACAGTTTCTTATTTTCAGCGTTATTTTTCACAGTACCTGCTTGCGGTGAGATAGTAGTCGGTGTCTCTGTCGTCGGCACTGGAACATGCTTTGTTGTTTCGGCCGGTACAGGGTCAGATGTGAACACAACGGGCACGACGCAACAGGCGAGTGCGACGAAGAAAGCTACACACTGCATACTGTACATGTCTAAACTTGGAAACAGTTCTAAATATGCTTGGGATACACCAAGTAGATCACGTCCCTTATCGTGCGGTGATGACACGGCGAGCGCTTCCAGATGACTTTTGCGCACCACGAGAACACAGCTAGCCACACACCAACACAAACCCGCGCGCTGGCGGGTCACCACCAGCCCAAACAACGCAAATGGCCACTTCCAGAGCCAGCAGCAGCGAGCGACGAGCGGGAGAGGTCACGTGATAAAAGTTTACCCAAAGAGTGCAGCAGTTGTGGCTATTTGATGAAGTCACAAAAACAAAGTTAATAACAAAGAGCGCTCGCCCCGCGGCCTGTCGGCACTCAGATGTACTACCGTACACAGATTTCGGAGGCAGTAAGCGATGATGGCAACGCTAGGAAGAAGCCTGATCACGTAAGCCGCAAGGTGCCGTTGCATGTCCACGCCGCATGGCGTGCTCGTGCGAACGGTGCTAACTATAGACGATAGTCTCTAGTGCGAACTACAGTTGCAGTGTAGACTGTGCGAACCAACGTCTGTGCGGGCGGTATGCGTCGCGGTAGGA
The Amblyomma americanum isolate KBUSLIRL-KWMA chromosome 3, ASM5285725v1, whole genome shotgun sequence genome window above contains:
- the LOC144125357 gene encoding pituitary tumor-transforming gene 1 protein-interacting protein-like, with the translated sequence MYSMQCVAFFVALACCVVPVVFTSDPVPAETTKHVPVPTTETPTTISPQAVCAQKTNTSCSECLTAGTGCYYCSTSRRCGFYPYKRLIPSDDECAYFSEVYWGVCFISLQGSVIAISVVVGTLLLALLVCCCCCCRKRQNNKWLRDMARMEEERRQRQERSDERRAERKARTDDIRRKYGLVRDETPPYTRFDH